In a genomic window of Streptomyces pristinaespiralis:
- a CDS encoding SH3 domain-containing protein, whose amino-acid sequence MSWRVANSLETLRRQLDARFPGRSLAFDGGIGDEAHWARGSASDHNPWYGPGIVTARDFTHDPAHGLDIQQVADQLLETRDPRIKYVIANGRIATNRSWQWEPYDGPNPHDKHFHLSVVADPLCDDAQNWSAPVLGETPDDGGGDGVVGNFVTWGTSVNVRAEPRVGAPVVTVLSGPTRVLVQCQTHGDTVNASGHTNDAWSFVPALGGYVSNIFIDHPDAWLPGIGEC is encoded by the coding sequence ATGTCGTGGCGCGTCGCGAACAGCCTGGAAACCCTTCGGCGGCAGCTCGACGCCCGCTTCCCCGGACGCAGCCTCGCCTTCGACGGCGGCATCGGGGACGAGGCCCACTGGGCGCGCGGCAGCGCCAGTGACCACAATCCCTGGTACGGGCCCGGCATCGTCACCGCCCGCGACTTCACCCACGATCCCGCTCACGGTCTCGACATCCAGCAGGTGGCCGACCAACTGCTCGAAACGCGCGACCCGAGGATCAAGTACGTGATCGCCAACGGCCGGATCGCCACCAACCGGAGCTGGCAGTGGGAGCCGTACGACGGTCCCAACCCGCACGACAAGCACTTCCATCTCTCCGTGGTGGCGGATCCGCTCTGCGACGACGCACAGAACTGGAGCGCCCCCGTCCTGGGTGAGACGCCGGACGACGGGGGCGGCGACGGCGTGGTCGGCAACTTCGTCACCTGGGGTACGAGCGTCAACGTACGGGCGGAGCCGCGAGTCGGGGCACCGGTCGTCACGGTGCTGTCGGGGCCGACGCGGGTGCTGGTGCAGTGCCAGACGCACGGCGACACGGTGAACGCCTCCGGCCACACCAACGACGCCTGGTCCTTCGTCCCCGCGCTCGGCGGCTACGTATCCAACATCTTCATCGACCACCCGGACGCCTGGCTTCCGGGCATCGGTGAATGCTGA
- a CDS encoding AfsR/SARP family transcriptional regulator, whose product MAVSEALLSEAIKLASPAPRLWLLGQFRLEFGAEHVELCRNAQRLLAFVGLRGRVSRTVLAGLLWPEVTEEHARGSLRTTLWKLPRGDQPLIRCCGDWLVAAETLQVDVHTFTETALGVVQGYGSPPPGRLPLGLLRGEDLLTGWDEDWVLLERERLRQLRLHALDALAEMLVRQGNPALALEAAWAGVRAEPLRESGHRVVVSVHLAEGNVSEAVHHYQAFRRLLNEELGVEPSPQFARMLPVHRQDRALRDRP is encoded by the coding sequence ATGGCGGTCAGCGAGGCACTGTTGAGCGAGGCGATCAAACTGGCATCTCCCGCCCCTCGATTGTGGCTGCTCGGTCAGTTCCGGCTGGAATTCGGTGCCGAGCACGTCGAGCTCTGCCGGAACGCCCAGCGACTGCTCGCATTCGTCGGACTGCGAGGACGAGTGTCCCGCACGGTACTCGCCGGCCTGTTGTGGCCCGAGGTCACGGAGGAGCATGCCCGCGGCAGTCTGCGTACGACGCTGTGGAAGTTGCCGCGCGGTGATCAACCGCTGATCCGGTGCTGCGGGGACTGGCTCGTGGCCGCGGAAACCCTGCAGGTGGACGTGCACACGTTCACCGAGACGGCACTCGGCGTCGTCCAGGGCTACGGCTCCCCGCCCCCGGGCCGTCTGCCCTTGGGTCTGCTGCGAGGCGAGGACCTGCTGACCGGCTGGGACGAGGACTGGGTGCTGTTGGAGCGTGAACGCCTGCGGCAGTTGCGGCTGCACGCCCTCGACGCGCTGGCAGAGATGCTCGTCAGGCAGGGGAATCCGGCCCTTGCGCTGGAAGCGGCCTGGGCCGGCGTACGGGCCGAGCCGCTGCGGGAGAGCGGCCATCGGGTCGTCGTGTCGGTGCACCTCGCGGAGGGCAACGTCAGCGAGGCGGTCCACCATTACCAGGCGTTCCGCCGGTTGTTGAACGAGGAACTGGGGGTTGAACCGTCCCCTCAGTTCGCCCGGATGCTTCCCGTGCACCGGCAGGACCGCGCACTTCGTGACCGGCCGTGA